A stretch of DNA from Telopea speciosissima isolate NSW1024214 ecotype Mountain lineage chromosome 5, Tspe_v1, whole genome shotgun sequence:
TAGCCAAAGCGTTGCTTTCTGGAAGAGAGAATAAGATCCCTTTGGATGGTGATCATCAAAGCATGCCTAACCATGAGAGATTTAATAACCGGAgcaaaaaaccaaaccaatgtaAAAAGAGAATCCCATTAAAAATCTACCAGAGTAATCGCGAAACACTCCTCCTATGCTAGTTGAACCTGGACAACCAATACATGTTGGGGTACATGCCTTGTATTCCGTCgcttggtttgtgggttgattccgAAGGGCCGTTAAGAGGCTCTAGGCCTCAAGGTAGTTCATgtgatgaagagagagatagtaaCAGAAGTGCCAATGTACCCTGCCCATCGGATACAAGAACCTCAGACAAATTTCAGAGGGGGATGCCCAATTTCGAAGCAATGACTACTCCAAGAAAGATTCACATCCTTCACTTGGAAATAATTCCGAAGGAGCCAAATGTAAATCTTTTGGCTTCATTTGATCCCTTAAATAAGAAATCAAGAAGCCTTTTAAGTAAGGGAATAAAGGAAGACCTCTACCCAACCACAACTCAAAGGGGTCTACGCTTTCTTACCATTATAGTAGCGCAAATGTACACAGTTATAATACTAAGATCAACTGTACAATGCCCCCTCAAAGGCTCTGATTATACATCTGCCCTTTTGTAGACATAAGATTTggtaaaatacaaaaaaattgcTAGTTCTATAGCACTTAGACCAGCAAGAAGCCAGTAAAAGTAATCAAGATGAGCTCTATTAAGATTGTTTGAGAACCAACTGTCTCGGCCATCCCCACCAGTTACCTTCTCAATGCCAGAGACAAGAAAGCTGCATAGAAAGCTTCCTACACCAAAGATGCTAAGGTAAAATGCAAGACCCACACTTTTCAAACCCTTTGGCATTTGATCATAGAAAAACTCTTGAAGACCAACCATGGTGAGTGCTTCAGCAATTCCTAACAGGATGTATTGAGGAACTAACCACCAAACACTCATAGGAACTATTACTTTTGGTATATCCACTATCTTGGAATCAATGGCAATTTGAAGCCTTTCCCTCTCAACTAGTGCTGCTACTACCATGGCTATCAGAGACAAAATTATTCCAGTTCCTATCCTTTGAAGAGTTGTAATGCCGGAGTGTATATCGGTAAAAACTCGGGCGAATGGAATAAGGATACGATCATAGATCGGAATGAAAAGAATGATGGAGATGCTAATGAAGGTTTGAAGGGAGGCAGGTGGTATCTTGAACCCCGAAGACCCTATTGTTCTATCCATGGTGGCTCCTTGTTTGGTGAAGAAAGTATAGTATTGTGCATCCACAATTGTATATACTATACATGTAGCCCAAAAAGGAAACAACCTTAGTATTGCCTTTGCTTCTTCCACTTGACTAACACTGGAAACTAGCCAACCTTCCTTGAAATCATCTGATATAGTACTAGTAGCAGGTGCCTCGTCCAGAAACCTGTAAcataaagagagaaaaggaataAAGGCCTTGTGATTACTAATTGAAATTGCTCTATGGTAAAGGAAAGCTAAGAGATATTCTTAAAAGGACATCAATTGATGATCTCTCCCAGCTCAACTAGGCAAACTAATTGCTTAGTATATTGCAAATCCACAAAAGAAGTAAAAGGGGGACTCTGATTTCAAGAACATTTGACAGTTCATAGTTAAATTTTGGAAAATGGGTTGTAAGCACATTGAAAGTTTTCCTTTAGATGAAGATAGAATCTCTTCATCCCAGGTGATTTGATGCTttgattggatgcttggaatagcaaatgtcatcattaactcccaGTCCTATTGCCAAAggtccaaaatgccctttttcaATTTGATTAGAGGACCAAATCCTGTGGATTGAGAGGTTCTCTCCTCACCGAGGGTGAAAGGAAACTCGGTCCATGAACTTTTTAGTCTTAAAGCATTAGAAGCACCCCATTAAAGTCACTAAGAGAAGCTTCCCCTCCCCAAACCCTTCATTTAGTGATATTAGAAAAGTAACTTACTTCCATCACATACCTGAATTGGTCAGTACCATGCAGGAAAAGagtctctccttcttcctcatcAGTGGCTGTTGAAGGAGTGGCTCGCCAACTCCTTACTGCTGCAACAAATGCTAATGCAATTCTTCCAAATTGATTATCGTTATCGTCGTTATAACTATGTCGATAAGTCTTGGTTCCAAGCAAGAAAATAGTAAGTGCAACTACCATGCAAACACATGGAATTCCAAATCCAAGACCCCAATTCAGGTTATCCTGAATGTAGGTTAAGATGGAGTGAGTGCATAAAACACCTGAACAAATTCCAAAACACCACCAGTTGAAGAAAGAACTCTTGGACTTGCATTCCTCTGGATCTGTAACTTCAAATTGATCTGCACCAAAAGCTTGTGTGCATGGCTTGTGCGTACCTTGTGCAAGTGCTACCAAATATAGAgagctgaagaagaagatgggtggaCTGAAAGAAGGAAGAACTGCTGATAGTGTTAACAACCCCAATccctacaaaatagaaattatgtGTGTTCAGTGGATAGTGTAGCACTTTTATCATCTATTATGACATTATAGGCCTCATTCATGTCTAGTAATCCTTGGGCTATACCTGATCTATTCCAAGGTTCAAGGCCATATGTTTCCCCGAGCCCAGACTACAGGCCCAATATTTGGACTTAGGATTACCCAAAATGAAGTCCAGGTCGGGCCGCCCAAGTACGAGCCCATCAAGCTTGTATATGCCAATTAGGGCCTAATGCTCTAACTTTTCAAAAGAGTACGATGTCCACAACTCCATAAAAGGCGTAttcaatgcacaaggctcccatcACTGCGgagtttggggagggtcatatgtACACAGTCTTACCCCGACTTCATAGAGAGTTGATTCTCAACTCAAACCTGCAACTACTATTTTTTTCGGTAAATATCAGCTACGTGTATATTaaaattgtaatgaaaatgTTACAATAAGAAGGAGTACTACATCAGTATGTTTGGCCCTTAACTTCCCACAATGTAACTGCAGCTACTagatcacaatggaacaaccttattGTTGCGCCAACTCCATATCACCCATTATTCTTTGTCATTGACTCATGAAATCAAGTGGAAATTTTATGACCTTATTATATGTTTATAAACAATTAAAACTGCAACATGAGCCCTcttataaatttaaaataaaaaatacaacaggaaaaaaaaattaggtgaCCACTATGAAGTTGAGATAGGTCACAAATTTGATGCGTATAGGACATAACTTATCTGATAAAAATCCCTTGTAGTGTTTAATCTTGTAGTGCCTTTGCAGCTCGGGCATGCGAGTTCGACACATGAAAGATGATCGAGcagaaagaaagacaaaaaaaaatggatgaagcatcttccatgtgtcgagcACCCAGGCCCTAACTACAAAGGCACCCCAAGATTAAGTAGAGCAGAGGGATTTTATCCTTATAGGTGACCGGTTTAGCTAGTAGCTACAAGCCTACAATAACCCTTCCAATGGAAgaacaaactttttt
This window harbors:
- the LOC122661573 gene encoding protein NRT1/ PTR FAMILY 5.10-like; this translates as MVHSSAMDDSPLLRDAVKGSVDYKGRPAIRSETGKWRSAIFIIGVEIAERFSYNGISSNLITYLTGPLQQSMVTAAVNVNTWTGVSYMLPLFGAFLADAYLGRYRTILLATLLYVLGLGLLTLSAVLPSFSPPIFFFSSLYLVALAQGTHKPCTQAFGADQFEVTDPEECKSKSSFFNWWCFGICSGVLCTHSILTYIQDNLNWGLGFGIPCVCMVVALTIFLLGTKTYRHSYNDDNDNQFGRIALAFVAAVRSWRATPSTATDEEEGETLFLHGTDQFRFLDEAPATSTISDDFKEGWLVSSVSQVEEAKAILRLFPFWATCIVYTIVDAQYYTFFTKQGATMDRTIGSSGFKIPPASLQTFISISIILFIPIYDRILIPFARVFTDIHSGITTLQRIGTGIILSLIAMVVAALVERERLQIAIDSKIVDIPKVIVPMSVWWLVPQYILLGIAEALTMVGLQEFFYDQMPKGLKSVGLAFYLSIFGVGSFLCSFLVSGIEKVTGGDGRDSWFSNNLNRAHLDYFYWLLAGLSAIELAIFLYFTKSYVYKRADV